The following are encoded in a window of Fibrobacter sp. UWB2 genomic DNA:
- a CDS encoding NifB/NifX family molybdenum-iron cluster-binding protein, which yields MAKYKVAVATNDGVNVNVHFGHAAAFDIYEVDEASGKYEKIEVRLKPEHCDGSCGDGTCGQREVQHSSMYAAAKNLADLDYVLCEQLGPQAIQSLARFNVRAFDIALPISEAIAKINIYRNKIAERALRFKSNHND from the coding sequence ATGGCTAAATACAAAGTAGCAGTTGCCACGAATGACGGAGTAAATGTCAATGTTCACTTTGGACACGCAGCCGCATTTGACATCTATGAGGTTGACGAAGCAAGCGGAAAATATGAGAAAATCGAAGTCCGTTTAAAGCCGGAACATTGCGATGGTTCTTGCGGAGACGGCACTTGTGGCCAGCGCGAAGTTCAGCATTCATCGATGTATGCAGCAGCCAAGAATCTAGCCGATTTAGATTACGTGCTTTGCGAACAACTTGGTCCGCAAGCTATACAATCATTGGCCCGCTTCAATGTACGCGCATTCGATATCGCGCTCCCCATCAGCGAAGCCATTGCAAAAATCAACATTTACAGAAACAAAATCGCAGAACGCGCATTACGATTCAAATCAAATCACAACGACTAA
- the nifH gene encoding nitrogenase iron protein — protein sequence MAKRLRQIAIYGKGGIGKSTTTQNLTAGLVEQGKHVLVVGCDPKADSTRLLLGGLHQKTVLDTIRDNKTEIQLSDLEKVGFKGVRCVESGGPEPGVGCAGRGIITSISMLEQLGAYTEDLDYVFYDVLGDVVCGGFAMPIREGKAKEIYIVASGEMMALYAANNICKGIAKYAERGEVRLGGIICNSRNVDNELDLLRAFTKELNTQLIQYVPRNNIVQQAEIRKKTVIDFEPNCNQANVYRELAKNIDENELFTIPTPMTQDRLEQILIDYGMMEKDYSI from the coding sequence ATGGCAAAACGTTTACGTCAGATTGCAATCTACGGTAAGGGCGGCATCGGTAAATCTACTACGACTCAGAATTTGACCGCAGGCCTTGTAGAACAAGGTAAACACGTTCTTGTTGTCGGTTGCGACCCCAAGGCGGACTCTACTCGACTCTTGCTCGGTGGCCTCCACCAGAAAACCGTGCTCGATACCATTCGCGACAACAAGACCGAAATCCAGCTCTCTGACCTCGAAAAGGTCGGCTTCAAGGGCGTGCGCTGCGTGGAATCCGGTGGCCCGGAACCGGGCGTGGGTTGCGCTGGCCGCGGTATCATCACTTCCATCAGCATGCTCGAACAGCTTGGTGCTTACACCGAAGATCTCGATTACGTGTTCTACGATGTGCTCGGTGACGTTGTGTGCGGTGGCTTCGCCATGCCGATTCGTGAAGGCAAGGCCAAGGAAATCTACATCGTGGCTTCTGGCGAAATGATGGCCCTCTACGCTGCGAATAACATTTGTAAGGGTATCGCAAAGTATGCCGAACGTGGCGAAGTTCGCCTCGGCGGTATCATCTGCAACAGCCGTAACGTCGATAACGAACTTGACTTGCTCCGCGCATTCACCAAGGAACTCAACACGCAGCTCATACAGTACGTGCCGCGCAACAACATCGTGCAGCAGGCCGAAATCCGCAAGAAGACTGTGATTGATTTCGAACCGAACTGCAACCAGGCCAACGTCTACCGCGAACTTGCAAAGAACATCGACGAAAACGAGCTCTTTACCATCCCGACGCCGATGACGCAGGACCGCTTGGAACAAATTCTCATCGACTACGGCATGATGGAAAAGGACTACTCCATTTAG